A window from Pseudomonas campi encodes these proteins:
- a CDS encoding cytochrome c1, with translation MKKLFAAFVIAALPAIAFGAGAEVELDKVDIDLTDKAALQDGARTFANYCMGCHSAKFQRYERVADDLGIPHELMMENLVFTGAKIGEHMKIGMQPSDAKTWFGAAPPDLTLVARVRGTDWLYTYLRTFYEDPTRPYGVNNKVFPNVGMPNVLVGLQGRQVVGCKQVQVVEDGKKQYDPLTGSPITHEACDQLTIVPKSGKLSEAEFDQKIHNLVTFLAYSANPIKLESQRIGTYVLLYLAFFFVFAYLLKREYWKDVH, from the coding sequence ATGAAAAAGCTATTTGCTGCATTTGTTATTGCTGCGCTGCCGGCCATCGCTTTCGGCGCAGGCGCGGAAGTTGAACTGGACAAGGTCGACATCGACCTGACCGACAAAGCTGCCCTGCAGGATGGCGCGCGTACGTTCGCCAACTACTGCATGGGTTGCCACAGTGCCAAGTTCCAGCGTTACGAGCGCGTTGCCGATGACCTCGGTATCCCGCACGAGCTGATGATGGAAAACCTGGTCTTCACCGGTGCCAAGATTGGCGAGCACATGAAGATCGGCATGCAGCCGAGTGATGCCAAGACCTGGTTCGGTGCTGCGCCGCCTGATCTGACCCTGGTGGCCCGTGTGCGTGGTACAGACTGGCTGTATACCTATCTGCGTACGTTCTACGAAGACCCGACTCGCCCTTATGGGGTGAACAACAAGGTCTTCCCGAACGTCGGCATGCCCAACGTACTGGTCGGCCTGCAGGGTCGCCAGGTCGTCGGTTGCAAGCAGGTTCAGGTGGTCGAAGACGGTAAGAAGCAGTACGACCCGCTGACCGGTTCGCCGATCACCCATGAAGCCTGTGATCAGCTGACCATCGTGCCGAAGTCCGGCAAGCTGAGCGAAGCCGAGTTTGACCAGAAGATCCATAATCTGGTGACTTTCCTGGCTTACTCGGCCAACCCGATCAAGCTCGAAAGCCAGCGTATCGGCACCTACGTGCTGCTCTATCTGGCCTTCTTCTTCGTATTTGCCTATCTGCTCAAGCGCGAATACTGGAAGGACGTGCACTGA